The Kluyvera intermedia genome window below encodes:
- a CDS encoding YhcH/YjgK/YiaL family protein, which yields MIIDTLSRAEKTTFYPAVIRQALHAVIAQDPHTLPPGKYIVDGDNLFFSVVEGETRPLAEQRPEYHQQYIDIHIVLTGEEIIGAGNKGLEIIPDGAFNDAHDIGFCMQISSETLIHLHPEEIAIVFPGELHRPMGSLGAGAPLRKIIVKINRDLL from the coding sequence ATGATTATCGATACTCTCTCTCGCGCAGAGAAAACTACATTCTATCCCGCGGTTATTCGTCAAGCACTGCACGCTGTCATTGCGCAAGATCCGCATACCCTGCCGCCGGGTAAATATATCGTCGATGGCGACAACCTGTTCTTTAGTGTGGTGGAAGGAGAAACCAGGCCGCTCGCCGAGCAGCGCCCGGAATATCATCAACAATATATTGATATTCATATAGTGCTGACGGGTGAGGAAATCATTGGTGCAGGAAATAAGGGGCTGGAAATTATCCCAGATGGCGCGTTTAACGATGCGCATGATATTGGATTTTGTATGCAAATCAGCAGTGAAACGTTAATTCACCTGCATCCTGAAGAGATAGCGATTGTCTTCCCGGGTGAACTGCATCGTCCAATGGGTAGCCTTGGCGCGGGCGCGCCACTGCGTAAAATCATCGTCAAAATTAATCGTGATTTGCTATAA
- a CDS encoding YgdI/YgdR family lipoprotein has product MQYKRLTVAILTAGVLFTVAGCSSNQAVKTTDGKTIVTDGKPQVDDDTGLVSYKNAETGQTEQINRDQVKSMGELDN; this is encoded by the coding sequence ATGCAATATAAGCGATTGACCGTAGCGATTCTGACCGCAGGTGTACTTTTTACCGTTGCCGGGTGTTCATCTAACCAGGCGGTAAAAACGACGGATGGCAAAACCATCGTGACCGACGGTAAACCGCAGGTTGATGACGATACTGGTCTGGTATCGTATAAAAATGCCGAAACCGGCCAGACTGAGCAAATCAACCGCGACCAGGTGAAAAGCATGGGCGAGCTTGATAACTAA
- a CDS encoding ROK family protein — protein MATLLFDWGGSVIKYGVWAQDTLMDTGSVKTPASWEEMKVQLLEVYRDFQQHYDIQGVGVSAPGNVDAERGVIGGLSAIPYIHHFPIVDELTALFGLPVSIENDANAAGIAEAAVGAGRDHRHVLFVIVGSGVGGAILEDKVLRRGSHRYAGEFGLMTLQDGQTFSELGTAVAMAKRYALRMSLAEDSVTGAEVFRLAEQGDAIAQEEVNQFYHWMAVGLFNLQVCYDPDCLIIGGGISSNEAIFAGIQARLTALVNEKQLAEFMPTLLLCQHRNNANLIGAAVSFAQQHGVSHSY, from the coding sequence ATGGCTACTCTATTATTTGACTGGGGCGGTAGCGTCATAAAATACGGCGTCTGGGCGCAGGATACTTTGATGGATACCGGGTCGGTTAAAACTCCTGCAAGCTGGGAAGAAATGAAAGTACAGCTGCTGGAGGTCTACCGTGACTTTCAGCAGCACTATGATATTCAAGGGGTTGGCGTTAGTGCGCCCGGCAATGTTGATGCCGAACGCGGGGTGATTGGCGGGCTTAGCGCGATCCCTTATATCCACCATTTTCCTATCGTTGACGAGCTAACGGCGCTGTTTGGCCTGCCGGTAAGTATTGAAAACGATGCCAATGCGGCGGGTATTGCCGAAGCGGCGGTGGGGGCGGGGCGTGATCATCGCCACGTGCTGTTTGTGATTGTCGGCTCCGGTGTGGGTGGGGCGATACTGGAAGATAAGGTTTTGCGTCGCGGCAGCCACCGTTATGCCGGAGAGTTTGGTTTGATGACCTTACAGGATGGTCAAACATTTAGCGAACTGGGTACGGCGGTTGCGATGGCCAAACGCTACGCGCTGCGCATGTCTTTGGCAGAAGATTCCGTCACCGGTGCTGAGGTATTCCGCCTAGCCGAACAAGGCGATGCCATTGCTCAGGAGGAAGTGAATCAGTTCTACCATTGGATGGCGGTGGGGCTATTCAACTTGCAGGTCTGTTACGATCCTGACTGTTTAATTATTGGCGGTGGCATCTCTTCTAATGAGGCGATTTTCGCCGGAATTCAGGCTCGCCTAACCGCGCTGGTGAATGAAAAGCAGCTGGCTGAATTTATGCCGACCCTGTTGCTTTGCCAGCACCGTAACAATGCCAATTTGATTGGTGCTGCGGTGAGTTTTGCCCAGCAGCATGGCGTAAGCCACTCATATTAA
- the carB gene encoding carbamoyl-phosphate synthase large subunit — translation MPKRTDIKSILILGAGPIVIGQACEFDYSGAQACKALREEGYRVILVNSNPATIMTDPEMADATYIEPIHWEVVRKIIEKERPDAVLPTMGGQTALNCALELERQGVLEEFGVTMIGATADAIDKAEDRRRFDVAMKKIGLDTARSGIAHTMEEALAVAADVGYPCIIRPSFTMGGTGGGIAYNREEFEEICERGLDLSPTKELLIDESLIGWKEYEMEVVRDKNDNCIIVCSIENFDAMGIHTGDSITVAPAQTLTDKEYQIMRNASMAVLREIGVETGGSNVQFSVNPKDGRLIVIEMNPRVSRSSALASKATGFPIAKVAAKLAVGYTLDELMNDITGGRTPASFEPSIDYVVTKIPRFNFEKFAGANDRLTTQMKSVGEVMAIGRTQQESLQKALRGLEVGATGFDPKVSLDDPEALTKIRRELKDAGAERIWYIADAFRAGLSIDGVFNLTNIDRWFLVQIEELVRLEEKVTEVGITGLDADFLRHLKRKGFADARLSKLAGVREAEIRKLRDQYDLHPVYKRVDTCAAEFATDTAYMYSTYEDECESNPSVDRDKIMVLGGGPNRIGQGIEFDYCCVHASLALREDGYETIMVNCNPETVSTDYDTSDRLYFEPVTLEDVLEIVRIEKPKGVIVQYGGQTPLKLARALEAAGVPVIGTSPDAIDRAEDRERFQHAVDRLKLKQPANATVTAIEQAVEKAKEIGYPLVVRPSYVLGGRAMEIVYDEIDLKRYFQTAVSVSNDAPVLLDRFLDDAIEVDVDAICDGEMVLIGGIMEHIEQAGVHSGDSACSLPAYTLSQEIQDVMRQQVQKLAFELQVRGLMNVQFAVKDNEVYLIEVNPRAARTVPFVSKATGVPLAKVAARVMAGQTLAQQGVTKEVIPPYYSVKEVVLPFNKFPGVDPLLGPEMRSTGEVMGVGRTFAEAFAKAQLGSSSTMKKQGRALLSVREGDKERVVDLAAKLLKQGFELDATHGTAVVLGEAGINPRLVNKVHEGRPHIQDRIKNGEYTYIINTTAGRQAIQDSKLIRRSALQYKVHYDTTLNGGFATAMALNADATEKVTSVQEMHAQIQK, via the coding sequence ATGCCAAAACGTACAGACATAAAAAGTATCCTGATTCTGGGCGCGGGCCCGATTGTTATCGGTCAGGCGTGTGAGTTTGACTACTCCGGTGCCCAGGCGTGTAAAGCGCTGCGCGAAGAGGGCTACCGCGTCATTCTGGTGAACTCCAACCCGGCGACCATCATGACCGACCCGGAAATGGCCGATGCAACCTATATCGAGCCGATTCACTGGGAAGTGGTGCGTAAAATTATCGAAAAAGAACGTCCGGATGCTGTCCTGCCAACCATGGGCGGCCAGACTGCACTGAACTGTGCGCTGGAACTCGAACGTCAGGGCGTACTTGAAGAGTTTGGCGTAACCATGATTGGCGCCACTGCTGACGCGATTGATAAAGCCGAAGACCGTCGCCGTTTTGACGTGGCGATGAAGAAAATCGGCCTCGACACCGCGCGCTCTGGCATCGCCCACACTATGGAAGAAGCGCTGGCAGTTGCTGCTGACGTTGGCTATCCGTGCATCATCCGTCCATCCTTCACCATGGGCGGCACCGGTGGCGGTATCGCCTACAACCGTGAAGAGTTCGAAGAAATTTGCGAACGCGGTCTGGATCTTTCCCCAACTAAAGAGCTGCTGATTGATGAGTCGCTGATTGGCTGGAAAGAGTACGAGATGGAAGTAGTGCGTGATAAAAACGACAACTGCATCATCGTCTGCTCCATCGAAAACTTTGACGCCATGGGTATTCACACCGGTGACTCCATCACCGTCGCCCCGGCGCAGACCCTGACCGACAAAGAATATCAAATCATGCGTAACGCCTCGATGGCGGTACTGCGTGAAATCGGCGTTGAGACCGGTGGTTCCAACGTCCAGTTCTCGGTGAACCCGAAAGACGGTCGCCTGATCGTTATCGAAATGAACCCGCGCGTCTCCCGCTCCTCTGCGCTGGCCTCGAAAGCCACCGGCTTCCCGATTGCTAAAGTGGCGGCGAAACTGGCGGTGGGTTACACCCTTGATGAACTGATGAACGACATCACCGGCGGCCGTACTCCGGCGTCGTTTGAGCCGTCTATCGACTACGTTGTGACTAAAATCCCACGCTTTAACTTCGAGAAATTCGCCGGTGCGAACGACCGTCTGACCACTCAGATGAAATCGGTCGGTGAAGTGATGGCGATTGGTCGTACCCAACAGGAATCGTTGCAGAAAGCGCTGCGTGGCCTGGAAGTGGGCGCGACCGGTTTCGACCCGAAAGTGAGTCTGGATGACCCGGAAGCGCTGACCAAAATTCGTCGCGAGCTGAAAGACGCGGGCGCCGAGCGTATCTGGTACATCGCCGACGCCTTCCGTGCTGGCCTGTCCATTGACGGTGTCTTCAACCTGACTAACATTGACCGCTGGTTCCTGGTGCAGATTGAAGAGCTGGTGCGTCTGGAAGAGAAAGTCACGGAAGTGGGTATCACCGGTCTCGACGCAGACTTCCTGCGCCACCTGAAACGTAAAGGCTTTGCCGATGCGCGTCTGTCTAAACTGGCGGGCGTACGCGAAGCGGAAATCCGCAAGCTGCGTGACCAGTATGACCTGCACCCGGTCTACAAACGCGTGGATACCTGTGCGGCAGAATTTGCGACAGACACCGCCTACATGTACTCCACCTATGAAGATGAGTGTGAGTCCAACCCGTCGGTAGACCGCGATAAAATCATGGTCCTCGGCGGCGGCCCGAACCGTATCGGTCAGGGTATTGAATTCGACTACTGCTGCGTACACGCTTCGCTGGCGCTGCGTGAAGACGGTTACGAGACCATCATGGTCAACTGTAACCCGGAAACCGTTTCGACTGACTACGACACTTCCGACCGCCTGTACTTCGAGCCGGTGACGCTGGAAGATGTGCTGGAAATCGTGCGCATCGAGAAGCCAAAAGGCGTTATCGTGCAGTATGGCGGTCAGACTCCGCTGAAACTGGCGCGTGCGCTGGAAGCCGCTGGCGTACCGGTTATCGGCACCAGCCCGGATGCCATCGACCGTGCAGAAGACCGTGAGCGTTTCCAGCACGCGGTTGACCGCCTGAAGCTGAAACAACCGGCGAACGCCACCGTCACCGCTATCGAACAAGCCGTTGAGAAGGCAAAAGAGATTGGCTACCCGCTGGTGGTGCGTCCGTCCTACGTGCTTGGCGGCCGGGCGATGGAAATCGTTTACGACGAAATCGACCTTAAACGCTACTTCCAGACCGCCGTCAGCGTCTCTAACGATGCGCCGGTGCTGCTGGACCGCTTCCTTGATGATGCGATTGAAGTCGATGTTGACGCTATCTGCGACGGCGAAATGGTGCTGATTGGCGGCATCATGGAACACATCGAACAGGCTGGCGTTCACTCCGGTGACTCCGCGTGTTCCCTGCCAGCCTACACGCTGAGCCAGGAAATTCAGGACGTGATGCGCCAGCAGGTGCAGAAACTGGCCTTCGAGTTGCAGGTACGCGGTCTGATGAACGTGCAGTTTGCGGTCAAAGATAACGAAGTCTACCTGATTGAAGTCAACCCTCGTGCGGCACGTACCGTACCGTTCGTCTCCAAAGCCACCGGCGTGCCGCTGGCAAAAGTGGCGGCGCGCGTCATGGCGGGTCAGACGCTAGCACAGCAGGGTGTGACCAAAGAAGTTATCCCACCGTACTACTCGGTAAAAGAAGTGGTGCTGCCGTTCAACAAATTCCCAGGCGTTGACCCACTGTTAGGGCCAGAAATGCGCTCTACCGGCGAAGTCATGGGCGTAGGCCGCACCTTCGCGGAAGCGTTCGCTAAGGCACAGCTGGGCAGTAGCTCTACCATGAAAAAACAGGGCCGTGCGCTGCTCTCCGTTCGCGAAGGCGATAAAGAGCGCGTGGTTGACCTGGCGGCCAAACTCCTGAAACAGGGCTTCGAGTTGGATGCGACCCACGGTACCGCAGTGGTATTGGGCGAAGCCGGTATCAACCCGCGTCTGGTGAATAAGGTGCATGAAGGTCGTCCGCATATTCAGGACCGTATTAAGAATGGCGAATACACCTACATCATCAATACCACCGCGGGCCGCCAGGCGATTCAGGATTCCAAGCTGATTCGTCGCAGCGCCCTGCAATACAAGGTGCATTACGACACCACCCTGAACGGCGGCTTTGCCACCGCGATGGCGCTAAATGCGGATGCGACCGAGAAGGTGACATCAGTGCAGGAAATGCACGCGCAGATTCAAAAATAA
- the carA gene encoding glutamine-hydrolyzing carbamoyl-phosphate synthase small subunit — MIKSALLVLEDGTQFYGRAIGATGSAVGEVVFNTSMTGYQEILTDPSYSRQIVTLTYPHIGNVGTNAADEESSQVHAQGLVIRDLPLIASNYRNTEDLSSYLKRHNIVAIADIDTRKLTRLLREKGAQNGCIIAGDNLDATLALEKAKAFPGLNGMDLAKEVTTAETYGWTQGSWTLAGELPEAKSEEELPFHVVAYDFGAKRNILRMLVDRGCRLTVVPAKTSAEDVLKMNPDGIFLSNGPGDPAPCDYAIDAIEKFLQTDVPVFGICLGHQLLALASGAKTIKMKFGHHGGNHPVKDIDNNVVMITAQNHGFAVDEASLPANLRVTHKSLFDGTLQGIHRTDKPAFSFQGHPEASPGPHDAAPLFDHFIELIEQYRQSAK; from the coding sequence TTGATTAAGTCAGCGCTATTGGTTCTGGAAGACGGAACCCAGTTTTACGGTCGGGCCATCGGGGCAACAGGTTCGGCGGTTGGGGAAGTCGTTTTCAATACTTCAATGACCGGTTATCAAGAAATCCTCACTGATCCTTCCTATTCTCGCCAAATCGTTACTCTTACTTATCCTCATATCGGCAATGTCGGCACCAATGCTGCTGACGAAGAATCCTCTCAGGTACATGCGCAAGGCCTGGTCATTCGCGACCTGCCGCTGATTGCCAGCAACTACCGCAATACCGAAGACCTCTCTTCCTACTTAAAGCGCCATAACATCGTGGCGATTGCCGATATCGATACCCGTAAGTTAACCCGCCTGCTGCGCGAGAAAGGCGCTCAGAACGGCTGCATCATTGCAGGCGATAACCTGGATGCGACGCTGGCACTGGAAAAAGCCAAAGCGTTCCCGGGCTTAAATGGGATGGACCTGGCAAAAGAAGTCACCACTGCGGAAACCTACGGTTGGACGCAAGGTAGCTGGACGCTGGCAGGTGAACTGCCGGAAGCGAAGTCCGAAGAAGAGCTGCCTTTCCACGTGGTTGCTTATGATTTTGGTGCGAAACGCAACATTCTGCGCATGCTGGTAGACCGCGGTTGCCGCCTGACGGTAGTACCGGCTAAAACCTCCGCAGAAGACGTCCTGAAAATGAATCCAGACGGTATCTTCCTCTCCAACGGCCCCGGTGACCCGGCTCCGTGTGACTATGCCATCGACGCGATTGAAAAATTCCTCCAGACCGATGTCCCGGTATTCGGCATCTGCCTGGGTCATCAGCTGCTGGCGCTGGCGAGCGGTGCGAAAACCATCAAGATGAAATTCGGTCACCACGGCGGCAACCACCCGGTGAAAGATATCGATAACAACGTGGTGATGATTACTGCGCAGAACCACGGTTTTGCGGTAGATGAAGCTTCCCTACCAGCTAACCTGCGCGTAACCCACAAATCGCTGTTTGATGGCACCTTACAAGGCATCCATCGTACCGATAAACCGGCGTTCAGCTTCCAGGGTCACCCTGAAGCGAGCCCAGGTCCACACGACGCTGCGCCGCTGTTCGACCATTTTATCGAGTTAATTGAGCAATACCGTCAGTCCGCGAAATAA